The following coding sequences are from one Carettochelys insculpta isolate YL-2023 chromosome 5, ASM3395843v1, whole genome shotgun sequence window:
- the LOC142013436 gene encoding monocarboxylate transporter 7-like, whose protein sequence is MQGRISSPPDGGYGWVVVVAAFTVMGLTVAVLKTFGLFFVEIQQHFDELASTTSWITSITIAMFHLGAPVASSLSVRYTHRIVVIIGGLLAFSGMTLGSLGFNTLWMYTTMGFLQGSMQLNICVCGALMRPLKDSCVPEAKSFEAQRSLCKVVPKTEKKHASIITQKTFNWMLVKRVEFMLYAIFGILAAMNFFIPPLFLVPLSYSLRIDESWTASLLSALAITDFMSRLLCGWYANLHLTRTIHLLTMAVVLISTSLVVLPLANNYLSLAIFTGFYGFFFGATVSIHITVVADVVGMSDFDSALGLFMLIRSTGGFLGPALAGLIVYMAGNYSMGFYMAGATLILSTVFLVIIDQLQQKKDQENQTDIKSKQQILFFPSLHFLGQRTGKGQEQVMGV, encoded by the exons ATGCAGGGCAGAATAAGCAGCCCACCAGATGGTGGCTACGGCTGGGTGGTAGTGGTGGCAGCCTTCACAGTAATGGGCCTCACTGTTGCTGTCCTAAAGACCTTTGGTCTTTTCTTTGTTGAAATTCAACAGCACTTTGATGAACTCGCAAGCACCACTTCCTGGATTACATCCATAACTATTGCCATGTTTCACTTAGGAG ccCCTGTAGCAAGCAGTCTGAGTGTGAGATATACCCATCGAATAGTTGTGATCATTGGAGGACTCCTAGCTTTCTCAGGAATGACACTGGGGTCTTTAGGTTTCAACACCCTCTGGATGTACACAACTATGGGCTTCCTACAAG GTAGCATGCAACTCAATATATGCGTCTGTGGTGCACTGATGCGACCCCTGAAAGACAGTTGTGTTCCTGAAGCTAAGAGTTTTGAAGCTCAGAGATCACTCTGCAAGGTTGTGcctaagactgaaaagaaacacGCATCTATCatcacacaaaaaacattcaaCTGGATGCTTGTGAAGAGAGTGGAGTTTATGCTTTATGCCATTTTTGGTATTTTAGCTGCTATGAATTTTTTCATTCCCCCATTGTTTTTGGTTCCACTTAGCTACAGCCTAAGGATAGATGAGTCTTGGACAGCATCTCTCTTGTCCGCTTTGGCTATCACGGACTTCATGAGCAGGCTGCTGTGTGGCTGGTATGCTAACCTCCACCTTACTAGGACTATACATTTGCTGACAATGGCTGTTGTCCTGATCAGTACTTCTTTGGTGGTATTGCCACTAGCTAACAATTACCTGTCTCTGGCAATATTCACTGGCTTCTATGGCTTTTTCTTTGGTGCCACCGTGTCCATCCATATCACAGTAGTGGCAGATGTTGTGGGCATGTCTGATTTTGACAGTGCTCTAGGGCTCTTTATGCTTATTCGAAGCACTGGAGGTTTCCTGGGGCCTGCTCTTGCTG GTCTGATCGTGTACATGGCAGGAAATTACAGCATGGGCTTCTACATGGCAGGAGCCACTCTCATCCTATCTACTGTATTTTTGGTCATCATAGATCAGCTCCAGCAGAAGAAAGATCAAGAGAACCAGACTGACATTAAATCAAAGCAGCAAATTctgttcttcccttcccttcatTTCCTGGGACAAAGGACTGGCAAGGGTCAGGAACAAGTTATGGGGGTGTGA